GCAGCACCCTTGTCCGCGGGGGCCAGGCCCTCGAGCTGGGCGTCGGCGATGAGGTTGCCGAGCGGCTTCTCGGGGGCCGTGGAGCCGCGGCCGTTGATGTCGGCGGAGATGTACCCCTGCGGGCGGCCCGCGATGGGGGCGGCGAGCGTGTTCCAGCGGGCGATCAGCGCCGTCATGTCCGTGGCCTTGGCCTGGTCGCGGCTGACGATGTGATTCGCCGACTTCGCGGACTTCACCGACGTGCGCACTATGTCCTTGGTGCGGCGGTCGTAGGTGAGGGTCGTGTCCGTGTAGAGCTTGCCGAACGACGACGCCGAGGTGACCATGCGCGGATTGCCGGAGGGGTCCGGGACCGTGCAGACGTACGCCTGGTGGGTGTGGCCCGTGACCAGGGCGTCGACCTTCGGCGTGATGCCCTTGGCGATCTCGACGATCGGCCCGGAGATGCCGTCACCGGCGCCCGGGCTGTCGCAGTCGTAGTTGTACGAGGAGGAGGCCGGGGCCCCGCCCTCGTGGATCAGCGCGACGATGGACTTGACGCCCTGGCGGTCCAGCTCCTTGGCGTACTTGTTGACCGTCTCGATCTCGTCGTGGAACTTCAGGCCCTTGACACCGTTCGCCGTGACGATGTTCGGCGTGCCCTCCAGGGTGACCCCGATGAAGCCGATCTTGACGCCGTTCTTCTTCCAGACCGTGTACGGCTTGAGGATCGGCTTGCCGGTCTTCTCGTTCGTCACGTTGGCCGCGAGGTAGGGGAAGTCCGCGCCCTTGAACTTCTTGCCCTTCTCGTAGCAGCCCTCGACCGGGTGACAGCCGCCGTTCTGCAGACGGGCCAGCTCGGTGGCCCCCTCGTCGAACTCGTGGTTGCCCACGGCCGTCACGTCGAGGTCGAGCCCGTTGAGCGCCTCGATGGTGGGCTCGTCGTGGAACAGCCCCGAGAGCAGCGGGCTCGCGCCCACCATGTCGCCGCCGGCCGCCGTGACGGAGTACGGGTGCCCCTTGCGCGCGGTGCGCAGCGAGGTGGCGAGGTACTCGACGCCGCCGGCCGGAACCGACTTCACCGTGCCGTCGGCCTGCGTCTCACCGACCGTCCCGGCGGAACCGGCCGGCGGCTCCAGGTTGCCGTGCAGGTCGTTGAAGGACAGCAGCTGCACGTCGACCGTGCGGGACGACGGGTGGTGGCCGTGGCCGTGGCCCTTGTCGTGCGCGCCGGCCGGCATCGCTGCGACGAGCGCGCCGACGGTGACGAGCCCGGCGGTGGCGGCGAGCACCCGCCGGGGCACACGGTTCT
The DNA window shown above is from Streptomyces sp. Alt3 and carries:
- a CDS encoding bifunctional metallophosphatase/5'-nucleotidase; amino-acid sequence: MSATPQKNRVPRRVLAATAGLVTVGALVAAMPAGAHDKGHGHGHHPSSRTVDVQLLSFNDLHGNLEPPAGSAGTVGETQADGTVKSVPAGGVEYLATSLRTARKGHPYSVTAAGGDMVGASPLLSGLFHDEPTIEALNGLDLDVTAVGNHEFDEGATELARLQNGGCHPVEGCYEKGKKFKGADFPYLAANVTNEKTGKPILKPYTVWKKNGVKIGFIGVTLEGTPNIVTANGVKGLKFHDEIETVNKYAKELDRQGVKSIVALIHEGGAPASSSYNYDCDSPGAGDGISGPIVEIAKGITPKVDALVTGHTHQAYVCTVPDPSGNPRMVTSASSFGKLYTDTTLTYDRRTKDIVRTSVKSAKSANHIVSRDQAKATDMTALIARWNTLAAPIAGRPQGYISADINGRGSTAPEKPLGNLIADAQLEGLAPADKGAAVVAFMNPGGIRSDLVYTASGSEGDGVVTYGEAFTVQPFTNMMNVVDLTGAQLVAALQQQVSGSNEASPKILQVSKGLTYTLDMTKSGAARVVADTIRLNGEAIDPAKSYRVAMNEFLAGGGDGFAALGQGTNKLVGASDLDLFNAYLAAHSTASAPLAPPATDRITIVQ